In Canis lupus baileyi chromosome 19, mCanLup2.hap1, whole genome shotgun sequence, the sequence CGAGACGGAGAGGGAGGGCCGGGGAGGACCGGGGAGAACCTGCCTCggtctcctccctgccccccggtCTCTCCCGGGGACACCCAGAATGGGCTCCGTGCTGCTCTGAACCATTGGAACCGGGGCTTTGAAGCATGAATAGGAGTTTCCTTGCTACACATAAGAGGGAAGCCGTCCTAGTAGGATCACTGAATCATTAGACACCCCCTGAGTCCCCTTTGTGGGCAAACTGTTTCATAAAGGGCCgtgtggtattttcttttttttttttaattttttttttttccgtgtgGTATTTTCAACGCGGTCTGTCACAGGCTCAGCTGTGTTGTCCCCTCCCGGGCGGGAACGCAGCCACAGGCAGCGAGTGGGCCTGACTGTGCGCCCAGAGGACACCGAGAATTTCATGTCGTTCTCACATGTCACAAActccttcctattttttttctcccactattTGCACATGTAAAAACGTCcttaacaaaacaataaaatgaaaccataaaagccCAAGCAAACCAAACAGGAAGAGGGGAAAGGCCTGATTTGGCCAAGGGGCCAGCTGGTGCTCTAATCCCGCCCCGGATCCCCATGGGCCCAGAGGATAAGCCCCCCAGGAGGCCCTCAAGCTCACCTGGGGAACCCAGTTTGCCAACTGGCTCCCAGCCCTGGGTCAGCTCAGGCGCCCACGCTGGCCTCCCGCAGGCCCCATGTGTCCCCTGTCACAGCTCTgtcacccccgcccccacgcTGTGACTTCCTGGCCGCCTCCTGTTGGGGCCGCAAGCCTGTGCAGCGGGGACTGGTCCCTCGTGGCCAGCGCAGTGTCCCCAGCACtgcccagcaggtgctcaggaaacaacattaatcaaatttcttttttaagattttatttttggacgcctgggtagctccgcggtggaccatctgccttcagctcagggcgtgaccccagggtcccagcatcaagtcccgcatcggggtccccgcagggagcctgcttctccctctgcctgtgtctccgcctccttctgtgtgtctctcaggaatacataaataaaagcttttaaaaaattaaatacttaaggTGCAATTGAATAGTATAGTTTTACATTATGAAATTTTTACGAATTTTCAGGTGTTTAGGAGGATAATAACGCTGGCGGTGCGGGGGCTCTGCGTGCTCACACCCGCCTTGTTTTCCACCGTATTTAATTGTGGAGACAGGCAGGAAGATTGCGTCggggaagctcagagaggctgggCACCCCCCCCCAGGTCACCCAGCAAGGCGGCGACAGAAGCGGCACTGGATCGCGGGGCGGGGTGCGGGCGGCGGCTGGTGCCCCGCTAACGGCTCTGACCCCCCGCAGGTCTTCATCGCCCAGACGGTGCTGCGCAGCCCGCCCGCCATGAGCCCGACCGGACAGCTGTCCCGGGCCACCGAGCAGCAGCTGCTCATTTACCTGCGCGTGGCCACCTGGAACCAGATCCTGGACCCCTGGGTGTACATCCTGTTCCGCCGGGCGGTGATCCGTCGCCTGCACCCTCGCCTCAGCGCGCGGCCCAGGTCGCTGtccctgcagccccagctcaCCCAGAGGCGCCCGGTGCCGTAGGGCCCCAGCGGGACGGCCGCACACGGGGGGCCCCCCAGCCAGCCCGGAGCCCCAGGAGCCCGGAGTCTCAGAAAGGCCAAGACTGTGCATGCCAGGATGGTGGGGCCCCCCCAGCGGCCCTGGGGACCCACCACCAACTCCTCTCTGatcccttccccctccctaccCAGAAAGGGTGGGCAGGCATGTTGGGGGGAGGGTGTCTGAGGAAATCGGACTTGGAAGCCGCCCCTTCCAGGAATCCCCTGAGAATGGGGGGACTCTGACCCCTGGATATGACCTGCTTCCTGGGGTACAGTTGATTCCCTTTGACTCCCCAGCCCCGAGAAGGCTCTATTTAGAAAACATTGAGTGTGCACAGGCAAGACACCGCTCTCTTGCCAAAATATATACTGGCCCCCCCAGCTTTACTTTCCTTTGGGTCCAGAAATCATCAATCTTTAAAGTTCGGGCGTCAGATTGCTGTTCCCCTGTGTTGGCCACAGCCGGAGCCGCGCCGGGGCCGGGCAGGGCGGAGGGGGTGTGCTGGGTGCCCGCCGCTCTCCTCCGCGCCCTCGCCCTCGGTGGGCCTGCCATGGTCACATCTCCTGGGAGCCTCCCCGCGgcccctggggttctgggattaacCCCCGGGaggtgaggaaagagagaagacacgGGATCCTGGAGGGAgcacctgcctccccctccaTACGGGGCTCGTGCCTTTACCTGCTTGTTCGCTCAACACTTCAGACCCGCGGGGCCTGGAACACACAGCCCCTGGCCCACAGCAGGTGTGAACACGGCCCGACCGGCCGGAGGACGAGCCTTACACAGCATCAGGTGCGCGCAGGCACACGGGCACACGCGCACTTAGTAAAGGGCTAGGCACAGAGCCGCGTGTGGTCACGTGAGCCCCCTGGACACTCacacctgccccttcccccgccTTCCCATGAACGTCCCCCAAAAACGACGCACCCAGCTGCAGGGGTGGGAGATGCCTTTATTCCCTGCCAGCCCTCGAGGTACATGAGGACAAAATTGTCTCCTGCTCCAACATCTCCACCTCCGGCCCACATGCCCCCCTCCGCCATACGCCTGGCTTTCCACTCCACAGACCCGGGATCTGCTTACACCTCTCAGAGCCAGGCCGAGTGAAACTAAAGCCCCTGTTtccactctccccactccccccctccccacctgctgggGGAATGAGGTCACCTGCTGCCTCCAGGGGAcccaggctgggagggaggggcaggagacagGATGGGGGAACCATGGAAGCCAATTATGTTACCCTCAAGCTACAGCTCCCCTTGGTGGGGCAGGGGCTCGGACCCCCAAGGAGCAGACCTCGACTCCTTGAGTGTAGGGGAGGGGACAAGTCTCTGGGCTAGAGGTTCAGGGGGCTGGGAATGCAGGACGGCTGCCCTGGGGGCAGAACTAGAGATAACAgatatggggggtggggtgggcttcTGGGGTCCTAGCTGGGGCTTGGGGAAGAGCGCTGGTTTCTGGGGTGCTGAGGGGCTCTGTGGCTGTGGGGCCAGGTGGGAAGTTGGTGGGCTTCTGCCCAGGCCGGTACTGGCCTGCGTTCCATGTACCAGATCATGGGGCTGCGGCTGAGGCTGAGAGACTGTGCTCGGGGCCCGAGTCAGGGCTCTGGGTTGTGGGCCTGAGGGCTGATTTTGGACGGGGCGAGTGAGATCAGCCTGGGTTCTAGGGTCAAGGCCAGGGGTCTGTAGGTGGCGTCTATTGCTAGAGCTGAGCTGGATCTTTGAGTTGGTCTGGGTTCTAGAGCTGGATTGGGTTCCAGAAACAGGCTGGGACCTGGAAGTAAGGTAAGTTCCAGAGCTGGGCTGAGTTCTTGAACTGCTCTGGGTTTCTGAGGTGGGATGGTTCTCAGGACTGAGCTGAATCCTGGAGCTGGGCTGGGTCTCTGAGGTAGGCTGGATTTCAGAGCTGAGCTGGGTTCCAGAACTGATCAGGGTTCTAGAGCTGGGCTGGGTTTCAGAGCTGAGCCGGGTCTCAGAGGTAAACTGGGTTCTAGAGCTAAGCTGGGCTCCAGAGCTGGGTGGAATATTTATACTACTCTGGGCTCCAGAGCTTGGTTGGGTTCCAGAAAGAGGCTGGATCGTGGAACTGACATGAGTTCCAGAGCTGAGTTGAATTGTTACACTGTTCTTGGTCCCAGAGCTTGGCTGGGTCTTGAAGCTGAGCTGGGTTCCAGAACTGGTCTGGGTCCCAGAGCTGGACTGGGTTCCAGAAACAGTCTGGGTTCTAGAACTAAGGTAAGTTCTGGAGCTGGCCTGAGTTCTTGAACTGCTCTGGGTTCCAGAGTTGGGCTGAGTCTCAGGTCTGGGCTGAATCCTGGAACTGGTCTGGGTCCCGGAGCTGGACTGGGTTCCAGAAACAGTCTGGGTTCTAGAACTAGGGTAAGTTCCAGAGCTGGCCTGAGTTCTTGAACTGCTCTGGGTTCCAGAGTTGGGCTGAGTCTCAGGGCTGAGCTGAATCCTGGAACTGGTCTGGGTCCCGGAGCTGGACTGGGTTCCAGAAACAGTCTGGGTTCTAGAACTAGGGTAAGTTCCAGAGCTGGCCTGAGTTCTTGAACTGCTCTGGGTTCCAGAGTTGGGCTGAGTCTCAGGGCTGAGCTGAATCCTGGAACTGGTCTGGGTCCCGGAGCTGGACTGGGTTCCAGAAACAGTCTGGGTTCTAGAACTAAGGTAAGTTCCAGAGCTGGCCTGAGTTCTTGAACTGCTCTGGGTTCCAGAGTTGGGCTGAGTCTCAGGGCTGAGCTGAATCCTGGAACTGGTCTGGATCCCGGAGCTGGACTGGGTTCCAGAAACAGTCTGGGTTCTAGAACTAAGGTAAGTTCCAGAGCTGGCCTGAGTTCTTGAACTGCTCTGGGTTCCAGAGTTGGGCTGAGTCTCGGGGCTGAGCTGAATCCTGGAACTGGGCTGGGTTCCGGAGCTAAGTTGAGCTCCAGGGCTGGGCTGAATTCTTGCACTGGGCTGGGTCTCAGAGCTGAGCTGGGTTCCAGAACTGATCAGGGTTCTAGAGCTGGGTTGGGCTTCAGAAATAGTCTGGGTTCTGGAATTGCTCTGGGTTTCCAAGTTGGGCCAGGTCTCAGGGCCAAAGTGAATCCTGGGGCTGTGCTGGGTACTGGAGCTGGGCTGAATTCTTGAACTTATCTGGGCCCCAGAGCTCGGCTGGGCTCTAGAAATGAGCTGAGTTCCAGAGCTGGTCTGCTTCCCAAAGTCCGGCTCGACTCCAGAGCTGCCCTGGGTTGCAGCCTGGAGCTGGTATCTAGAAGTTGACAGGGTTTCCAAAATGATCTGACTTCCAGAAGTTGACTGAGTTCCTGGGCCAGTCTGGGTCCTGGAGCTGGGCCTCCCTTCAGAGTGAGGCAGATTTGTGGAGCATAAATCTGCTGCTGCATTGATCTGGGTCCCGGGGCTGGAGTGGATTCCAGAGTTTAACTGGATTCTGGAACTCAGTGAGGTCCCAACAACCGACTGTGTTTGGGAGCTGGAAGGGATTTCAGACCCCGTCTGTGCTTCAGAATTGAGCTGCGTTCTGGAGCTGGGTGGCGTCCCTGAGCTGGACTGAGCTCTGGAAAATGTCCAGGCCTTAACGTTGGTCTGGGTCCCAGAGTTAGCTGGTATTGTAGAGCGGGTCTGTGTTCTACAGTGAGAACCAGTCTCGGCATCAAGCTGAGCTCCAGAGGCCGGGCTGGCCTCAGAGGTGGATGGGGCTTCAGAGCTTGTCTGACTTCTGGAGATGGGCCCGGTTGTAGCACTAGGGTGGGGTCTAAAACCAGACTCATTCTCTGAGCTGGACTCATCGCTGGAACTGGACCAGGCCCCAGGATGGGGGTGGGTAGTCGAATGCAGTTGGGTTTTAGAGCAGGGCTGGGGTCTGGGTCTGGACTGAGCTGTAGCATGCATCTGGGCTCGTGAGCAGCGTTGGGTTTGGGAGCCATCTTCCAATCCTGAGCTGGTGTGGCTCCTGTTGCTGGGCTGTTTCTTGAGTCTGACTTGGGCTCTAGAACTAATGGGAGTTCCTGAGCTAGACCGGGTGTCTTCGTACGGCTGAGTCATGAGATTGTCTTGAGTTCCAGTGTCAGATTGAGTTGGGTGGCAGGTCTTGGTCATAGATCTGGGCTGGGTTCCAGAACTGGGATTGGTCTCAGAGCCGGGCTGTGTCTTAACACTTATCTGGGATCCAGACCTTAACTTGATTTCAGAGTTTGGTTTAGCTTCAGAGCTGTCTTGGGTTCTAAGAAAGGGCTGGGTTTTGGAGCTGGGTTGGTTCTCGGAACCGAACTGCATTCTAGCAATGACCTTAGTCTCGGGGTTGGCCTGGGGTCTAGAACAGGGCTTGGTCTCAGAACTGAGCTTGGTTCTAGAGCAAGACTTGACCTCAGAGCTGGGCTTGGTCTGAGAACTGGAAGGGGTTCTAGAGACGAACTTGGTCTCAGAGCTGGCCTGGGCTCTGGAAGGAGGCTGTGTCTCTGAGCTGGGTTGGGTCTCAGGAGTGGTTTGGGTTCTAGAGATGAACTCGGCCTCAGGGCCGGCCTGGAGTCTAGAGCAGGGCTTGGCCTCAGAGCTGGGACTGGTGTCGACACTGCTGTGGGTTCTAGAGGTAAACTCAGCCCCAGGGCTGGCCTGGGCTCTGCAGCGGGGCTGGGTCTCAGATGGGGCCCGGGCTGTGGTGCAGAGCCGGGCTTCGGGAACCGGCCGGGAGGtttggggcagggggctgggctccGGGCTGGGGCCGCACTCAGCGCCGGGGCAGACTAGCCGCAGGCCTCCCTGGCCTCGCCGATGGCGGCCCACACCTCCACCACAAACTCGTCCGGGAAGGCGAACTCGCCCAAGACGGAGTCTAAACGGCGCGCAAACTCCTGGACGCTCGCTGTCTTCTTGGAGGTGTCCACCATGGTGGACGCTGCAGGCCGAGCAGGAGGAAGGCGGGTGAGGGTGCTCCCCGGGCCCCGGCCTCCCCGTGGGCCTCGGTGCCCTCCCCGTGGGCTGTCCTCCCCCCAGGGTCCGCCCGGCTTACCCTGGCCCCTTACCCAGCTCTGGGTCCCGAATGCCCATGTAACTCTCCAGCAGGTCGTCCACCCTCCGGGACGCCTCCTCCTCAAATTcgctgggctgggggaggagcatCCACCACAGGGTCAGAAACTGGCTCCCTCCCGCTCCGCcacgcggccccgccccccgaggccccgcccccgaggccccgccccttaGGTGTGAGCAGAGGCAGAGCTCAGTGCCCCCGCCGCTGCCCCGCCTCGCAGGGAGGACCCACTtggcagggaggggagcaggcGGGAAGAAGGAGAGGGTCTTACCCGAGGTCCCACGGCCTCAGCCGAGTGCTCGGTGCAAGAGCCCCAGGAGACTCCCTTCCCCTTCACTCACCACTTCCTCCACGGTGGCAGCCCCCCCAGAACGAAGACGCAGGGTCTCCCTCCCACTGGTCACTTTTGCTTCCACGGGGCAtttgctgctcctgctcctctggcCGATCATATCTGCAGGggacagagtggggaggggcgTGCGTTCTGGGCAGACCCCCATCTGTGTAAGCCCTCGAGCCTTTCTGGAACCTTCTAAGCCTTCAAAGCCCTCCTTAGGTCCACAGGTGAATCTTCAGAGACCTCCCTTGAGAATCCTCTCTTCCCCTGAATCTCCctcctcttcttatttttttacgtttttttaagtaatctctatgcccagcatggggctcgagtTCCCGACAGtgagatcaagaggcacatgctccaggctgcccggtggctcagcggttgagtgtctgccttcggctcagggggtgaccctggggtcctggggtcctgggatcgagtcccgcatcaggctcccagcagggagcctgcttctccctctgcctgtgtgtgtgtgtgtgtgtgtgtgtgtgtgtgtgtctcatgaataaataaataaaatcttttttaaaaatctacaaaaaaaaaaaaagcatcacatGCTCCACTCACTGAGCCAGACAGGCGCCCCATCcctcctctttttaaaacaactctctcaaaataaataaataataaaataaaataaataaaaaaaaataaaataaaacaactctcTCTAGAAGGAATGCTTGAGACCCTCCCGTAGCCAGAGGGTCAACCTAGAGGAGACTTTGTGTAGAACTCAGTCCTAACGTTGGGGCCTGGCTCTCAGGGTCCCCTGCTGTGCAACAGGGCAGATCTGGAACCCCATCCTGTCCCATTCTCCCTGGGACCTCCCTCCAGATGCATCAGGGCGCTTCTAGAACCTCTTGCTGGAGAATGGTGCTACTCAAAGGCCAGTCcgtaaagaaataggaaagtgggGCTGGAATGGGAAGCAACATGCCGGTTCCCTCCTTGAGAAGgtcttgctattaaaaaaaattacctgctGGGGCGCCTGTGGGGGgacccagtcagttaagcatctgccttcagctcaggtcatgatctcggggtcccgggagtgagcctcacatagggctccctggcccaatgggagcctgcttctccctctgcccactgctccccctccttgtgctcgctttctctctctctctctctctcaaataaataattaaaatcttaaaaaaaaaaaaaaggcaccattCTAGAACTCACTTAGGAAAACATTCTCAGGACCGTAGCCTGACCACAGTACTTTAAAACCTCCTAGCCAGGTTACCAAACAGGTCCAGACACCTCCTCACCCGCCGCCCCCATGCTGGACTGACCATAACAATCTAGAGACTACCGACCTCTTCCTGACACAGTGCCAAAGGCTCTCTGTCATGCCACCAGAGACATCTAGAACCTTCCATCCTGTCCCGTCCCCCCATCGTCCACTGTGCTGGGCATCCAGAGAACCCGCTTCTGGAAGGGCTCCTCGCCAgcaccccacctgccccctgggCCCCAGGCGGCCCTCACCGAAGGCTCTCTTGGGCTGCACCAGGCGCAGGGTGAAGGGCTGGGACTTGGGCAGCTCCCGGAGCATCTTGGCCACCTCGTAGTGGCGGCAGCCGACGATGGAGTGATCGTTGATGGCCTCGATGCTGTCGCCCACGCACACAGCCTGGATCCGGTTGATAATGCTGCCCTCCTTGATCCTCTGTAGGGACCCAGAGTCACTCAGGGGGCCACCCCAGCCACCCCCTCGGCTTCCCAGAGCCCAGGTAGTGgctcatcccagggccctgagcccCCAGGAGGCCACCCGCCCTCCGTGGGCACCTTGATGAAGGCGTAGCCGGCCCCGTTGTCCGTGATGGTCAGTCCCAGGGCGTCTTCGGTCTTGGTGACCTCTACCTCCTTGGTCTCTCCGCGCACGTGCGCAAAGATGAAGTCCTCCAGCCCGATCTGGCCGCCCAGGAGTTTCTGCATGTCCACTTTGTGGCTGTTTAGGGTACAGAATAAGATCTGTCCCAAGGGGAGGGGAAGCCCAGAGTTAATGACAGCGCTCATCGCCCTCTGTCTGTGCAGAACAACCAGGGTGATGGGCTCAGGAGCCTGGGAGGGAAATTGAGGCAGAAAGGGGCATGAAACTGGCCTGGTCACCCAGCCCCTGGGGATCCCAGTCCAAGGCGGGGTGTGGGGCCCTCCGAATGGGGTAGAGGGGCAAGAAGGAGTCTGAGACCCTGAGAATGGGGAGCAGGGTGATAAGGGGgctgtgggcaggaagagaggcccccccaccccgtcaccCCTAGATTTTCAGTTTTGATACATTGGCGCCCTGACACCCAGACCGACTTTTGGGGTCGATTCTGGATCTGCTGGCGCCCCCTGGGGGCCACGAGCCGCACCGCCCTGCAGCCCGGCCCCTACCCCGGCGACTTCGCACCTGGaaccccggcccccgccgcgcccTGGAACCGCAGAGGCGCCTCCCCGCCGGCGGGGTCCGCTCTTAGCTGGCCCAGCGCAGGGCTCCGGGGAGGCTAGGGACCCGCTGACCCCGACGCAGGCCCTCTGCGCAGGGCGAGCCAAGAGGGTGTCTGGGGTACGGGGCCCCCAGGATGTGAGCGGCGTGTCTCTGAGACCCGCTGATGGGAGCCCGTGCACCCGGGAGGGGAGGTCCgggcccccagccccgcgccccgggctccACCCCTCTCCCCGCTCAGACGGCGTGGGGGGGGGCTCTggcgcggggagcggggggaCCTCGGGGGTCCTCACCTCTGTGGGCGCGATCCCGAAGGCCTCGGCGATCTTGGCGTAGAGCTCGCGGACGTTGGTGAAGCCCTCGATCTTGCCCGTGGGGCTGCCGTGCGCCAGCTGCGTGCGGAAGACCAGGCGCGGACgcgcgcggggcgcggcggggggctccgcgggcgcgggcgagggcgggggcgggggcgcggacGGGCGCGGGGCCTCGGCGCCCCGGGGCTCGTGGGCCGCTGCGCTCTCCATGGCGGGAGgagccaccgccaccgccaccgccgccgccgccgccgccgccggatcCGCCGCTTcctgcagcctcccctcccccggcccagGGCGCGACAGCCGAGCCGCTGGGTAAGGGGATCCGGGAACCCGAGCCTCCCGGGAAGGCGACACCGCGGGCCGCGGAGGGGGGTCTGGCCCAGGTGCGCGGGCCCTGCTAGGCCAGCTGCGCGCTCCCGGGGGACGCCGGGCGGGCCGCGGGGCCTGAGCAGCACACGGGGCGGAAACGGGGGTTCCCAGTGAGGACCAGGGCAGTGGGCGCGCCCATGTACTCCTTGCAAGGACCCTAGAAAGGGCAGGACAGGGACCAGGGATCACCTCAGCTACACCCTGTCCCTACCCGCCGCAGCCCCCGGGGGCTCCGTCCTCCCTGAGGCCCGCCAGGCTCTGCACGACCAGCCCGgccgccctccctgccctcccttcctccccatctccccctgGCACACGCTGCTCCAGCCATACCGGCCTCCTTGCCTTTCCTCTAATGCCAGGTTgggtcctgccccagggcctttgcacgtgctgttccttctgcctggaatgccatCTCCCAGTCATGCGCTTGGGTCCCTGCCTCACCTCAGCTACTTGCTCAAATGTTGTCCGCTCCTTCCACCTCTCAATCCCTTTTCCTAGGTTTTTCTCCCTGGTATTGATAGATATCAACTGTTCTACTTAATCGTCCTGTATCCCGGCTGTCCCCACAACCGCAGTGTcagccccaggagggcaggggctcTGGCCTCTTCTCCCCACTGCCACATCCTGGGGTCTGGTGCCCGGAGACAGCAGGCACCCCGGCAATCTGCAGTGAGGAAAGGCATGGACTCCCAGGtcacaggagggaaggaggctctGGCCCCCGGGAGGCACCTGTCAGAATCCCCTGGGACGCAACATCGAGGCGTCCAACAATGAGAATGTTGGCTCTTACAGTCAGCGGCCCTGGAATGCCACGGAGTGGCCCAAAGAGGGGCCTCCCGCCCTGGGAGAATCTCAGAAACCAAGCGTTGATAGAAAAAGGCAAGTCCCAGAAGGCTTTGGACAATGTAAGAAAATGTAATGTCAAGTTTAAAAGCCTGCAAAACACGCCGTGTGTTACCATGGACGAGCCTTGAAAACATGACGCTTGGCGGGgccgaggggtgggggtgggggaccagaCACAGGAGGCCCCGCCGGCGTGTGAGCAGACGCGTGTGACACGTCCGGGCCGGGCTCGTCCTGGGACAGGCAGGGGGGCTCGTGTCCCCGAGGGGctgatggaggtgggggggggtgcggtGGCTGAGAGGGGTACGGGGTTTCTCCTTGAGGCAacagaaatgttctggaattcgATTGTGCCGATGATTGCACAACTTTGTAAATACGCTAGAAACCACAGACTTGTACACTTTCAAACCTTtgaaaactgaacaaaaaaaaccaaaccccatCAAAGCGGTACTCTTCGAGGAAGACATACTTGCGTGCTCAAAGAATATAAAGACCCGCCTGCTATATACTCCAAATTCGGGATGGGGGTACCTGTGCCGTTGGCAGGGGGGGTGTGTGGGGCAGACAAGGGACCTGGGGTCGGGGAGGTGGCGACGTCTGGCTGTGCGAGTCTCTCCGGGCTGAGGGGGGCTTAAAACCACAGGGATTTGCTGTCTCTCGGTTCCAGGGGCCCGAAGTGTGACGTCAGCCTGTCAGCAAGGCCCCGCTGCCGCCGAGCCCTCGAGCCCTCGGTAGAGCCCTTCCCAGCCTGTCGTAGCTGCCGGGGCGGCGGGCGCTCCTCGGCGCTCTCTGGCAGCTTGCGTTATTCCCATTTCTGCTCTCTGGTCACGTGGCTGTCCACATCTtcatcttcttataaggacaccagtcatattggatcagGGGCCCACCCCACTGCAAGATGACCTCATCCtgactaattatatctgcaacgaccctatttccaaataaggtcacattctgagagcTGGGGTTTAGGGCTTCAGCGTCTTTTGAGGGGACATGATTCAACCCATGATACGGGCGTTTGTCAAGTTGTTCTCCAAAAATTTTGGGATGTCTTCAATAGCGCATTAAACAAAAAGTCGCAGCGAGTCTTCCTCAGTAAGTCAAGCACAGCATCCCACGCCTGGGAGAGAGCCTGCCGAATTGGAAGCAGGTGTTCAAACGCCTGTCCACGCGTGTTCACACAGCCCGACTCGCGGcagccaagaggtggaaacaaccaaaatgttcaTCAGCGGGTGAAGGGATCAACAGAATGTGGTCCATCCACAcgctggaatattattcagccacgaaAAAGAGCGAGGTGCCGACAGGTGCCGCCCTGGGGATGGACCCTGAGCCCATGGTGGAGGCCACAGGTGTGTGAGTCCATTTCCGTGAAACATCCAGGACAGGTTCATCCAGACAGAAAGGGGGTTAGTGGCTGCCAGGGGTGGGCAGGCCTCGGACACCCAGCAGGGGTGTCTTGGGAGCCCTTGGCACATCTTTtggcccacctcccctccccccccagaaaAAAACATTCACAAGCTTGGAATTCAAATTccactttttttatttaaaaagtccaGATTGAGCAAAGGCAGAGGCTGCCTCCACAAAGGTCCCTCGGCTGAATGAGGGAGGGGTGGTCAGTACCAGCCCCCTCAATTCTGGGGTGCAGGAATCTGAGGTCACAAGCAGAGGGCCCCGCCCCGGGTACGAGACCGTGTCCCTGCAGTGTGCCTGCCTGTGTGGGG encodes:
- the GIPC3 gene encoding PDZ domain-containing protein GIPC3 isoform X1; the encoded protein is MESAAAHEPRGAEAPRPSAPPPPPSPAPAEPPAAPRARPRLVFRTQLAHGSPTGKIEGFTNVRELYAKIAEAFGIAPTEILFCTLNSHKVDMQKLLGGQIGLEDFIFAHVRGETKEVEVTKTEDALGLTITDNGAGYAFIKRIKEGSIINRIQAVCVGDSIEAINDHSIVGCRHYEVAKMLRELPKSQPFTLRLVQPKRAFDMIGQRSRSSKCPVEAKVTSGRETLRLRSGGAATVEEVPSEFEEEASRRVDDLLESYMGIRDPELGKGPGVHHGGHLQEDSERPGVCAPFRLRLGRVRLPGRVCGGGVGRHRRGQGGLRLVCPGAECGPSPEPSPLPQTSRPVPEARLCTTARAPSETQPRCRAQASPGAEFTSRTHSSVDTSPSSEAKPCSRLQAGPEAEFISRTQTTPETQPSSETQPPSRAQASSETKFVSRTPSSSQTKPSSEVKSCSRTKLSSETKPCSRPQANPETKVIARMQFGSENQPSSKTQPFLRTQDSSEAKPNSEIKLRSGSQISVKTQPGSETNPSSGTQPRSMTKTCHPTQSDTGTQDNLMTQPYEDTRSSSGTPISSRAQVRLKKQPSNRSHTSSGLEDGSQTQRCSRAQMHATAQSRPRPQPCSKTQLHSTTHPHPGAWSSSSDESSSENESGFRPHPSATTGPISRSQTSSEAPSTSEASPASGAQLDAETGSHCRTQTRSTIPANSGTQTNVKAWTFSRAQSSSGTPPSSRTQLNSEAQTGSEIPSSSQTQSVVGTSLSSRIQLNSGIHSSPGTQINAAADLCSTNLPHSEGRPSSRTQTGPGTQSTSGSQIILETLSTSRYQLQAATQGSSGVEPDFGKQTSSGTQLISRAQPSSGAQISSRIQPSSSTQHSPRIHFGPETWPNLETQSNSRTQTISEAQPSSRTLISSGTQLSSETQPSARIQPSPGAQLSSGTQPSSRIQLSPETQPNSGTQSSSRTQASSGTYLSSRTQTVSGTQSSSGIQTSSRIQLSPETQPNSGTQSSSRTQASSGTYLSSRTQTVSGTQSSSGTQTSSRIQLSPETQPNSGTQSSSRTQASSGTYPSSRTQTVSGTQSSSGTQTSSRIQLSPETQPNSGTQSSSRTQASSGTYPSSRTQTVSGTQSSSGTQTSSRIQPRPETQPNSGTQSSSRTQASSRTYLSSRTQTVSGTQSSSGTQTSSGTQLSFKTQPSSGTKNSVTIQLSSGTHVSSTIQPLSGTQPSSGAQSSINIPPSSGAQLSSRTQFTSETRLSSETQPSSRTLISSGTQLSSEIQPTSETQPSSRIQLSPENHPTSETQSSSRTQPSSGTYLTSRSQPVSGTQSSSRTQTNSKIQLSSSNRRHLQTPGLDPRTQADLTRPVQNQPSGPQPRALTRAPSTVSQPQPQPHDLVHGTQASTGLGRSPPTSHLAPQPQSPSAPQKPALFPKPQLGPQKPTPPPISVISSSAPRAAVLHSQPPEPLAQRLVPSPTLKESRSAPWGSEPLPHQGEL
- the GIPC3 gene encoding PDZ domain-containing protein GIPC3 isoform X2; the encoded protein is MESAAAHEPRGAEAPRPSAPPPPPSPAPAEPPAAPRARPRLVFRTQLAHGSPTGKIEGFTNVRELYAKIAEAFGIAPTEILFCTLNSHKVDMQKLLGGQIGLEDFIFAHVRGETKEVEVTKTEDALGLTITDNGAGYAFIKRIKEGSIINRIQAVCVGDSIEAINDHSIVGCRHYEVAKMLRELPKSQPFTLRLVQPKRAFDMIGQRSRSSKCPVEAKVTSGRETLRLRSGGAATVEEVPSEFEEEASRRVDDLLESYMGIRDPELASTMVDTSKKTASVQEFARRLDSVLGEFAFPDEFVVEVWAAIGEAREACG